The sequence below is a genomic window from Sphingobium sp. EP60837.
TTTTCCTTCCACCCCTCGCGCCCCAGCAGCGCAGCGCGATGGGCCTTCAGCCGGAAAATGTCGGCAGGCTCGGTGATCCAGCCAAGGTCGAGAAATTCCTGAATCGTCTTCTCGCCCAGCCCTTCAATATCCAGCGCACCACGGCTGACGAAGTGACGCAGCCGTTCGAACCGTTGCGCGCCGCAGATGAGGCCGCCGGTGCAGCGGATATCGACTTCCCCCTCTTCACGCACGGCCTCCGATCCGCAGACCGGGCAGTGATGGGGAAAGTCGAAGGCGGCCCGCGCCTCATCCCGCGTCAGATTGTCCACCACTTGCGGGATGACGTCTCCGGCGCGCTGCACCACAATGCGGTCGCCAGGCCGCAGGCCGAGCCGCGCTATCTCGTCGGCATTATGGAGCGTGACGTTGGATACGACCACGCCCCCAACGGTGACGGGGGTCAGGCGGCCGACCGGGGTCAGCTTGCCCGTGCGCCCGACCTGGATATCGATCGCTTCCAGCGTCGTCTGCGCCCGTTCTGCCGGAAATTTATGCGCGATCGCCCAGCGGGGCGCTTTGGCGACAAAGCCCAGCCGCTGCTGCCAATCGAGCCGGTCGACCTTATAGACGACGCCGTCAATGTCGAAGGGCAGGTCGGCGCGCGCCGCCTCTATGCCGCGATAATGGGCGATCAGGGCGGGCAGCGTATCGACGCAGGTCAGCCGGTCCGACACGGGCAAACCCCATGCGGCGATCGCCTGCATGACGCCAAGCTGCGTTTCCGCAGGCAGCGCGCTGACCTCGCCCCAGCCATGGGCCAGAAAGCGCAGCGGCCGACTGGCGGTTACGGACGGGTCCTTCTGCCGCAGCGATCCCGCCGCCGCATTGCGGGGATTGGCGAACTGGCGCGCCTTTTCCGGGTCATCAGCTTCGGCGAGAAGCCGCGCGTTCAGCGCCACGAAGTCGGCCTTCGCCATATAGACTTCGCCCCGCACCTCGAACAGGTCGGGGATATTGCAGCCGGTGAGACGATCGGGAATGTCGCCGATCGTGCGGACATTGGCGGTCACATCCTCGCCAGTGGTCCCATCCCCGCGCGTCGCGGCCAGTCGCAGCTCGCCCTTTTCGTAACGGAGCGAGCAGGAGAGGCCGTCGATCTTCGGCTCTGCGGTGAGTGCGACCGGCGCATCGTCCGGCAGCGCGAGGAAACGTCGAACGCGGGCGACGAATTCGGCGATGTCGTCGTCCGAAAAGCCATTATCTAGGCTCATCATGCGCACGGCATGCTGGACCTTCTTCAGCCCCGACGTGGGGACTGCGCCG
It includes:
- the ligA gene encoding NAD-dependent DNA ligase LigA; amino-acid sequence: MDDSTNPAQMTEAEAANRLMRLAREIARHNRLYHDQDQPEITDAAYDALIRENSALEAAFPHLVRADSPNAQVGAVPTSGLKKVQHAVRMMSLDNGFSDDDIAEFVARVRRFLALPDDAPVALTAEPKIDGLSCSLRYEKGELRLAATRGDGTTGEDVTANVRTIGDIPDRLTGCNIPDLFEVRGEVYMAKADFVALNARLLAEADDPEKARQFANPRNAAAGSLRQKDPSVTASRPLRFLAHGWGEVSALPAETQLGVMQAIAAWGLPVSDRLTCVDTLPALIAHYRGIEAARADLPFDIDGVVYKVDRLDWQQRLGFVAKAPRWAIAHKFPAERAQTTLEAIDIQVGRTGKLTPVGRLTPVTVGGVVVSNVTLHNADEIARLGLRPGDRIVVQRAGDVIPQVVDNLTRDEARAAFDFPHHCPVCGSEAVREEGEVDIRCTGGLICGAQRFERLRHFVSRGALDIEGLGEKTIQEFLDLGWITEPADIFRLKAHRAALLGREGWKEKSVDNLLAAIEAKRQPDAARLLFGLGIRHIGAVTARDLLKRYTSLAGVRVLAEEIIVLRDATPRLSGEEEARFRNRLDKAIAEMIGVENVGSAVGHALADFFHEPHNREAWDDLLSEVSPPDYVVETTVSAVTGKTVVFTGKLETMSRDEAKAQAERLGAKAAGSVSAKTDLVVAGPGAGSKLKQAAALGIEVIDEAAWAEIVKAAG